The Helicobacter cetorum MIT 00-7128 region AAAACACGATTAAATGCGCACTGGGGATATCTCTAATATGCATCCATAAATCATTCGCTCGTGCGTCTTGCAATAATTTAATATTTTCTTTTTGGTTTTTCCCTAAACCGATTTTAAAATCCTTATAATATAGCACCTCATACCCACTAACAACACGCTTAATCTTTGCGTTCTTAATGGGGGCAAACATTTCTAAAACACCTTCTTTTAAGGCATCTTTAACATATGCAATTTGACGCTCTTTAAAAACAATCTTTTCATTCAAATTTTCTTCTTCTAAATGCAAGAATTGGGCTTTTTGCTTTTTCTTCTTGCTGAGCGTGAATTTCTTATTGATAAAAGCACTTAAGGGCATGCTATTGTCAATTTCAATCTCACATTTTTGCCCTAGAAAATCTTCTAAAACCACGCTTTTATCATGCTTATGGATTAAATGTTGATAGGTTAATAATAGCGTAGCTTGTGATTGCAAATGCTTAGCCTCTAGTTGCAAGTCTTTAGCGCTTTCTAAATTTTCTAATTTTTCAATAAGGCGTGTTTTTTGAATATTTAGGCGTTTGATGATTTGACTTTTTTTCTGTTCTAGCTCTTTGTTTTCTTGATTTTCAAAAGCTTGTTTGAAAATTTCAAGCAACTCTTCTATGTTTATATCTTGTTCTTTATGAACATATGAATTAGAAGGGAGTTTGTCTAAAATATCGTTTTTAGTTACCCTATCATTAAAACGCAGTGCTTCTATAACGCATTTATGGTTATCTAAAATGATTAAATTGGCTCTTTTAGGGACAAATTCCAAACGCAATGTAAAACTTTCGCTCTTATAGGCTAAATCTTTTTTAAAAACAATCTCTATTATTCTATCATTATCTACAATTTTTGCATTGATTAAAAGCGCATTTTTAGCGAATTTATTGAGCCAAAAATCTAAAGCCAAAGTGTTTTTTAAAATACTCTCTAAAGGCTTTTGGGATAAGCCAATATAAGGCACATTAAAATCTAAGATAAAAACATAGCGTTTATGCTCTTTTTCAAAAGTCTCCAAAAGAAAAGTAGAATTTTTAATACGCTTTAAATTAAAGCTCTTTTGAGTGTTTAAAAAATGTATAAATGCTTTTAAAAGATAGAATTTCACTCGCTTACCTTTAGTTTTTCTTTAGCAAAATTAATCGCACTCTCCACATTTTCACTACCTCCAACCATGCGAGCGATTTCTAAGACTCGTTCTTTATTTTCTAAGATTTTTAGCATGCTTTTTTGCTTGTCTTTATAAACTAAAATATGGCACTTGGCAATTGCTGGAATATGCACTTGATGGGAAATAGCAAATATTTGAACGCACTCGCTTAATACTTCTAATGCCTTAGAAACCGCTAAACTCTCTTCGCCACTTAGATTTGAATCCATTTCATCTAAGACTAGCACCCCTTTAAAATCCTTTAAAAATTCCATTTCTAAAAGCATGAACGCTAGTCTCAAACGACTATATTCACCAGAACTTAAAGTCTCTAAAACAGAATTTTCTAAATTTAAAACAAGTTTTTGAGAGCCCTTTTTATCCATGCTCACTTCTTCTAAAATTAAGCTTGGATTTTTTAATAACAACTCTTTGGCTTTAGCTTGCAATTTAGTATTAAAGCCTTGCAAATATTTGATTCTTAAAGCGCTTAATTGAGCGCACAAATCAATGCATTCTTTTTTTAAATTCTCTCTTTGTGAATGCAAACTTTCGCAATTTTCATCAATTTGACTTAAATGGCTCAATTCATTTTTGACATAAATTAAACGCTCTTTGGCATTAAGAATACTTCCATAATCCTTAATCACAGAACTTAACTCGCTTAATCGCTCTAAAATTGCCCCCGCATCTAAATGCTCGCATTCTTCTAATTTAGTCTGTTCTTTTTCTAATAAAGCGCTTGCCTCCATTAAGGCACTCTCTAAAAATTGTGCGTTTTCTCCCATGCTCTCTAAAGCATGCGTGATTTTATGCGAAGTTTCTAAAGCTTTTAAAGCTTGGATAATTTTATCGCTCAACTTTTCTTTATGCGATAATAATTTTTTTTGCTCTAAAAGGCGTTCGTATTCATCTTCTTCTAAATTCAAACGCTCTAATTTCATTTTTTCAAAATTTAAGCGTTCTTCTAAATCTTTAACAAAACGCTTTTTGTCTTCTAAAAGGCGTATTTCTTTTTCTAAAAGCTCTAAATTTTCAAAATTCTCTTTAAAATTATCTAAAAGGGGCATAAATTGTTTATCAAGGCTTATAATATAGCCATCTAATAAAGCAAGCATTAAATCATTATCTAGCTCATTTTGACTAAATCTGTCATTAGACAAGCGTTTGATTAAGCCTTTTAATAATTCTTTAAGCGTGTTTTTTGACAAGCTTGTTTGATTTAAAAAATAGCGTGTTTTTTCTCTTTTTATCACACTTATAACTAAAGGTTCATCATTATCTTCTCTAAAAATGCCATATTTTTCAGTATCCAAAAAGGGGGCTAAAAATTCCACTTCAATATTTAGTGCATTGCTTTCTTTAAGCCCAAAGGCTCCTAAAAGACTAGCAATTAAAACACTTTTTCCCGCTCCACTTGCGCCACTAATAGCATTTAATCCTGTATCAAACTCTATATCAATGTTTTC contains the following coding sequences:
- a CDS encoding NFACT family protein; its protein translation is MKFYLLKAFIHFLNTQKSFNLKRIKNSTFLLETFEKEHKRYVFILDFNVPYIGLSQKPLESILKNTLALDFWLNKFAKNALLINAKIVDNDRIIEIVFKKDLAYKSESFTLRLEFVPKRANLIILDNHKCVIEALRFNDRVTKNDILDKLPSNSYVHKEQDINIEELLEIFKQAFENQENKELEQKKSQIIKRLNIQKTRLIEKLENLESAKDLQLEAKHLQSQATLLLTYQHLIHKHDKSVVLEDFLGQKCEIEIDNSMPLSAFINKKFTLSKKKKQKAQFLHLEEENLNEKIVFKERQIAYVKDALKEGVLEMFAPIKNAKIKRVVSGYEVLYYKDFKIGLGKNQKENIKLLQDARANDLWMHIRDIPSAHLIVFCQKNAPRDEVIYELAELLVKMQKDVYSGYEIDYTQRKFVKIVKGANVIYSKYRTITIKNA
- a CDS encoding DNA recombination protein RecN; this translates as MLIKRLKVRQNAVFENIDIEFDTGLNAISGASGAGKSVLIASLLGAFGLKESNALNIEVEFLAPFLDTEKYGIFREDNDEPLVISVIKREKTRYFLNQTSLSKNTLKELLKGLIKRLSNDRFSQNELDNDLMLALLDGYIISLDKQFMPLLDNFKENFENLELLEKEIRLLEDKKRFVKDLEERLNFEKMKLERLNLEEDEYERLLEQKKLLSHKEKLSDKIIQALKALETSHKITHALESMGENAQFLESALMEASALLEKEQTKLEECEHLDAGAILERLSELSSVIKDYGSILNAKERLIYVKNELSHLSQIDENCESLHSQRENLKKECIDLCAQLSALRIKYLQGFNTKLQAKAKELLLKNPSLILEEVSMDKKGSQKLVLNLENSVLETLSSGEYSRLRLAFMLLEMEFLKDFKGVLVLDEMDSNLSGEESLAVSKALEVLSECVQIFAISHQVHIPAIAKCHILVYKDKQKSMLKILENKERVLEIARMVGGSENVESAINFAKEKLKVSE